One Edaphobacter flagellatus genomic region harbors:
- the recA gene encoding recombinase RecA: protein MADDRTKAIETALSQLEKQFGKGSIMRLGAKEAIVPISVISTGSISFDAALGVGGVPRGRIVEIFGPESSGKTTITLQIVAEAQKAGGLAAFVDAEHALDPAYAKKLGVDTDNLLVSQPDYGEQALEIVEALVRSGAIDVLVVDSVAALVPKAELDGEMGDSHMGLQARLMSQALRKLTGTVSKSRTCLIFINQIRDKIGVMFGNPETTTGGRALKFYSSVRIDIRRIGAVKEGDVVTGSRTKVKVVKNKVAAPFRDAEFDILYGEGISREGDVLDLAVLHNVVEKSGAWYSYAGERIGQGRENVRTFLKENKDVFARVDAEVRKKLGIGPADGTPEVPAVPANGAAAATEAVKSRRSAQ from the coding sequence GTGGCAGATGACCGCACTAAAGCAATAGAGACAGCGCTTTCGCAACTGGAGAAGCAGTTTGGCAAGGGCTCCATCATGAGGCTTGGAGCGAAGGAGGCGATTGTCCCGATCTCGGTCATCTCGACGGGTTCAATCTCGTTCGACGCGGCGCTTGGCGTTGGCGGCGTTCCTCGCGGACGTATTGTGGAGATTTTCGGGCCTGAGTCGTCGGGTAAGACGACGATCACGCTGCAGATCGTTGCTGAAGCGCAGAAGGCCGGAGGTTTGGCGGCGTTTGTGGACGCTGAGCATGCTCTCGATCCCGCGTATGCGAAGAAGCTGGGTGTCGATACGGACAATCTGTTGGTGTCGCAGCCGGATTACGGCGAGCAGGCGCTGGAAATCGTTGAGGCGCTGGTGCGGTCAGGCGCGATCGATGTGTTGGTGGTTGACTCGGTTGCTGCTCTGGTTCCCAAGGCAGAACTCGACGGCGAGATGGGCGATTCGCACATGGGTCTGCAGGCGAGGCTGATGAGCCAGGCGCTGCGCAAGCTGACGGGAACGGTTTCGAAGTCGCGCACCTGCCTGATCTTTATCAACCAGATTCGTGACAAGATCGGCGTGATGTTCGGCAATCCGGAGACGACGACCGGAGGCCGTGCGCTGAAGTTCTACTCCTCGGTTCGTATCGACATTCGCCGCATTGGCGCAGTGAAGGAAGGCGATGTTGTCACCGGTTCGCGGACTAAGGTGAAGGTGGTGAAGAACAAGGTTGCGGCTCCGTTCCGCGATGCCGAGTTCGACATTCTTTACGGCGAGGGTATTTCCCGCGAGGGCGATGTGCTGGATCTGGCGGTGCTGCATAACGTCGTCGAGAAGAGCGGTGCGTGGTACAGCTATGCAGGTGAGCGCATCGGTCAGGGACGCGAGAATGTTCGCACGTTCCTGAAAGAGAACAAGGATGTCTTCGCACGTGTAGATGCAGAGGTTCGTAAGAAGCTCGGCATCGGACCTGCGGATGGAACGCCTGAGGTTCCGGCAGTTCCGGCTAACGGAGCAGCGGCGGCGACGGAGGCCGTGAAGTCGCGGAGGTCAGCGCAGTAG
- a CDS encoding Spy/CpxP family protein refolding chaperone, whose amino-acid sequence MTRIRLFATLSIAILCGSSALAQQAPSQKFVRGGSQFQDPSSGPRHRPDFAMGPPGMWWKNPDLVQKLSITADQQKRMDDIFQQTRTQLIDLKSNVERQESLLEPMLAANPPDTNKVLAQIDQVASARAELEKAHARMLLSIRGVLSADQWAKLQAERPARRRWAPGEAGGFGPGGPGGPAGFKDHGPGAPVSMNSDAPLSEIFTPSTGGINQTASVF is encoded by the coding sequence ATGACACGTATCCGTCTCTTCGCCACGCTCTCCATCGCCATCCTGTGCGGTTCCTCGGCCTTGGCACAACAGGCGCCCTCGCAGAAGTTCGTTCGCGGAGGCTCCCAGTTCCAGGACCCGAGCAGCGGTCCTCGTCATCGCCCCGACTTTGCCATGGGCCCCCCAGGCATGTGGTGGAAGAATCCCGACCTCGTCCAGAAGCTCTCCATCACTGCCGATCAGCAGAAGCGCATGGACGACATCTTCCAGCAGACCCGCACCCAGCTCATCGATCTGAAGTCCAACGTCGAGCGGCAGGAGAGCCTTCTCGAGCCGATGCTCGCCGCCAATCCGCCCGACACCAACAAGGTCCTCGCCCAGATCGATCAGGTTGCATCCGCTCGCGCCGAGCTTGAGAAGGCCCACGCCCGCATGCTCCTCAGCATTCGCGGCGTCCTTTCCGCCGATCAGTGGGCCAAGCTTCAGGCCGAGCGCCCTGCTCGCCGCCGCTGGGCACCCGGAGAAGCCGGTGGATTCGGTCCCGGAGGCCCAGGCGGACCCGCCGGATTCAAAGACCACGGCCCCGGAGCGCCCGTCAGCATGAACTCCGACGCCCCTCTCTCAGAAATCTTTACCCCATCCACCGGAGGCATCAACCAGACAGCCTCTGTCTTCTAA
- a CDS encoding PEP-CTERM sorting domain-containing protein codes for MKILGMLSALALGIAAPAALAAPLCPALGVATDCNIVLTIGPGGSVTSSAGASSSSTYDGSDDVLVGIINNSGAPLSSIALSSPGNPVFEFDGDGIDAFGAVENAGNPDTTGYGGPNAYFSGISSDFSTGTVNFKNPIAAGGTDYFSLEEAITFNQIGGATPEPSTLLLFATGAVGLAGSLRRKMLSR; via the coding sequence ATGAAAATACTAGGTATGCTCTCAGCCCTGGCGCTGGGAATCGCTGCTCCGGCTGCTCTGGCAGCTCCGCTTTGCCCTGCACTCGGCGTTGCCACTGACTGCAACATCGTCCTCACCATCGGTCCTGGAGGCTCTGTTACCTCCTCCGCCGGAGCCAGCTCCTCTTCGACCTATGATGGGTCGGATGACGTTCTGGTCGGCATCATTAACAACTCCGGCGCGCCACTCAGCAGCATCGCTCTCAGCTCGCCCGGCAACCCTGTCTTCGAATTCGATGGCGACGGAATCGATGCTTTCGGCGCTGTTGAAAATGCCGGCAACCCCGACACCACCGGCTACGGCGGCCCCAATGCCTACTTCAGCGGTATCTCGTCAGACTTCTCCACGGGAACCGTGAACTTCAAGAATCCGATCGCCGCGGGCGGTACGGACTACTTCTCGCTCGAAGAAGCCATCACCTTCAACCAGATCGGCGGAGCAACCCCCGAGCCCAGCACACTCCTGCTCTTCGCTACAGGAGCTGTCGGACTGGCGGGAAGCCTGCGCCGGAAGATGCTGTCCCGATAA